A part of Acidobacteriota bacterium genomic DNA contains:
- a CDS encoding PIN domain-containing protein: protein EGAEKSAALIRRCETGKVGGYECVVTLSEITTIILREGRQSDLESVLSGMREDFSLVNITPEIAVLSGVLKSRYAAARKGFSLADSLICAAAQIMDLPLVTYDSEFDRVTEVDVRKPDHFC from the coding sequence AGGAGGGAGCCGAAAAGTCCGCCGCCCTGATTCGTCGATGCGAGACCGGCAAGGTCGGGGGATACGAGTGCGTTGTGACGCTCTCCGAGATCACAACGATCATCCTCCGGGAGGGGAGGCAGTCGGACCTGGAGTCCGTTCTTTCCGGCATGCGCGAGGATTTCAGCCTTGTGAACATTACGCCGGAGATCGCGGTCCTTTCCGGAGTCCTGAAGAGCCGGTATGCGGCTGCCCGAAAGGGATTTTCGCTGGCGGACAGTCTTATTTGCGCCGCGGCCCAAATCATGGACCTTCCGCTTGTGACATACGATTCCGAGTTCGATCGGGTGACGGAGGTGGATGTGAGGAAGCCCGATCATTTCTGCTAA